Sequence from the Streptomyces peucetius genome:
GGGCCGGGTCTCCGGCTTCGCCGGCGTGGCCGACCAGGACGGCAGGCTCATCGGCAACGGCTGGTCCAACACCGGGGCGAACTACGCCCCCGTCAAGGACGGCACGGACCCCGCGTACACCTTCACCAACGGTGCGGGGCCGCGCGAGGACGACGAGATCGCCCTCGACAAGGACTCCGCCGCCAAGGGCGGGTACGAGGTCGGCGACACCGTGCGGGTGGCCACCAACGGCCCGGTGAAGGAGTACACCCTCGCCGGCGTCTTCACCACCGAGGACGGCGCGGTCAACGCGGGCGGCAGCCTGGTCCTCTTCGACACCGACGTGGCCCAGCGGCTGTACCTCCAGCCCGGGTACTTCGCGGACGTCACCGTGACCCGAGAGCCCGGCGCGTCCGACGCGAAGATTCTCGCCGCCGTGGAACCGCTGCTGCCCGAGGACTCCGAGGTGCAGACCGGCAAGGAGCTGGCGGACGAGCAGGCCGAGCAGATCGAGAGCGGCCTGTCGAACCTGAACACGATGCTGCTCGCGTTCGCGGCCATCGCCCTGTTCGTCGGCGTCTTCCTGATCGCCAACACCTTCACCATGCTGGTCGCCCAGCGAACCAAGGAGCTGGCGCTGCTGCGCGCCGTCGGCGCATCCCGCCGTCAGGTGAAGCGCTCCGTGATCCTCGAGGCGCTGGTCGTCGGCGCGATCGCCTCCGTGGTGGGCTTCCTGCTCGGCCTGGGGCTCGCGACCGGTCTGCGCTCCGCGATGAGCACCTTCGGTGCGAAGGTGCCCGCCGGACCGCTGGTCGTCTCGCCCACCGCCGTGGCCGCCGCCCTGGCCGTCGGTGTGGTGATCACGGTGCTGGCGGCGTGGCTGCCCGCCCGCCGGGCCGCCAAGATCCCGCCGGTCGCGGCGATGAGCAGCGTGCACGCGGTGGCGACCACCAGGTCGCTGGTGCTGCGGAACACCATCGGCGGTGTGCTCACCCTGCTGGGCGCCGCCGCGATCGTCGCCGGTGCGGCGGCGGGCTCCGACGGCCGAATGATCATCGGGGGCGGCGCGTTCCTGGCGCTGGTCGGCATCATCGTCCTGATCCCGCTGCTGTCCCGCCCGGTGATCGCGCTGGTGCGGCCGCTGCTGAAGGGCGTCTTCGGGGTCTCGGGCAAGCTCGCCGGGCAGAACGCGGTGCGCAATCCGCGCCGTACGGGAGCCACCGCCTCCGCGCTGGCGATCGGTCTCACCCTGGTCACCGGGATCTCCGTGCTCGGCGCCACGATGGGCCGGGCCGTGGACCAGATGACCACGGACAACATCCGGGCCGACTACATGGTCTCGATGGCCGGCGGCGGCGCGCTGGACAAGTCGGCGCTGGACGCGATCGAGAAGGCGAAGGGCATCGGCGCCGTCTCCCCGCAGCAGGCGTCCTCGATGGAGATCAAGGGCGAGTGGCACTCGGCGTCCGCGGTCACCCCGGGCGACGTGGAGAAGGTCTTCGACCTGGAGACGGTCACCGGCTCGCTCGCCACGCTCGGCAAGGGGCAGATCGCGGTCGACGAGGACACCGCGAAGTCGAACGGCTGGAAGACCGGTGACACCCTGCCCGCCGAGTTCGGCGAGGAGGGCAAGAAGGAGAAGAAGACCCTGACGGTCGGCGCCGTCTACAAGGGCAACGAGTTCCTCTCGCCGATCCTGGTCGCCACCGACGTCGTGGCTCCGTACGAGCCCAAGCCGTACATCCCCGAGATCTGGGTGACGATGGACGGCGGCGCGACCGCGGCGAACGAGCAGGCGCTGGTCGACGCGCTCGGCGACAACCCGGCGATGAGCATCATGGACCAGCAGGACATCCGGAACATGTTCGGCGGCTTCATCAACACGGCGCTGAACATCATGTACGGGCTGCTGGCGATGGCCCTGATCATCGCGGTGCTCGGTGTCATCAACACCCTGGCGATGTCCGTCTTCGAGCGTCAGCAGGAGATCGGCATGCTCAGGGCGATCGGGCTTGACCGCGGCAAGGTGAAGCGGATGGTCCGGCTGGAGGCGGTGGTGATCTCGGTCTTCGGCGCGGTGGTCGGCATCGGTCTCGGCTCGTTCCTCGCGTGGGCGATCGGCGAGACGATCCGCAAGGAGATCCCCGGTTATGTGCTGGTCATGCCGTGGGACCGGATCGGGATCTTCCTGCTGCTGGCCGGAGTGGTCGGCGTGCTGGCCGCGATGTGGCCGGCGCGCAGCGCGGCGAAGCTGAACATGCTGACGGCGATCAAGACGGAGTAGCGACCCGGCGGACGGGCCGAAGGCCCCGTGGCGTGTGCCGTACGCACGCCACGGGGCCTTCGGCCGTTGTGCGGTCAGCGCCAGTCGCCGGTCCGCAGCGGCACTCCCGAGCTGCCGCTGTCAGGGGTCCTCACGGCGAGGATCTGGTTGACGCCGATCCTGTTGCGCTCGAAGGAGACCGCGGAGGCGGCCATGTAGAGCCGCCACACCCGGGCACGGCCGGCCGAGGTGAGCCGCGCCGCCTGCGGCCAGGCGCTCTCCAGGTTCGTGACCCAGGCGCGCAGCGTGCGGGCGTAGTGCTCCCGGATCGCCTGGACGTCGCGGACCTCGAAGCCTGCCTCCTCCAGCGTGGCGACGGTACGGCCCAGGGGCGCGAGTTCGCCGTCGGGGAAGACGTACCGGTCGATGAACTCGTCGACGTGGTAGGCCGACTCGTCCTTCTCGGGCCGGCGGGCGATCTGGTGGTTCAGCAGCCGGCCGCCGGGCGCGAGGAGGGAGAACAGCTGGTCGGCGTACTCCCGGTAACGCACCCGCCCGACGTGCTCGGCCATCCCGATGGACGAAATCGCGTCGTACGGACCGTCCCTGACGTCGCGGTAGTCCTGGACCCGGATCTCGACGCGGTCGGTGAGACCCTCGTCGGCGATGCGCTTGCGGGCGTAGACGGCCTGCTCGCGGGAGAGGGTCACGCCGGTGACCCGGGCGCCGTACTCACGGGCCGCGTGGACGGCCATCGAGCCCCAGCCGCAGCCCACGTCGAGAAGCCGGTCGCCCTCCCGCAGCCCGAGCTTGCGGCAGACCAGGTCCAGCTTGTCGCGCTGCGCCTCCTCCAGGGTGCCCGCGTCGTCCCAGTAGGCGCACGAATAGACCATGGACGGCCCGAGCACGAGCTCGTAGAAGTCGTTGCCGACGTCGTAGTGGTGGCTGATGGCCTCCTTGTCCCGCCGCCTGGTGTGCAGCGGACCGGTGCGGCGGCGCACCTCCTCCGGGGGCGGGGGCGGGGGCGGCAGCACCCCGCCGAGTTTCAGCAGACCGCGGGCGGCGGCCCGCAGCCGGGGGTCGCGCACCGGGTGGACGGCGGTCTTCTGGTCGGCGCCGCGTTCCCAGAGAATCCCGGCGAGCACGTCCAGCGCCTCGTACAGATCGCCGTCGATGTCGATCTCCCCGGCGACCCAGGCCCGCGCGAGCCCCAGCTCACCCGGCCGCCACAACAGCCGCCGCAGGGCGCGCCGGTGGCGTACGACGAGGGTGGGCGCGCCCGGCGGCCCGGATTCACTGCCGTCCCAGGCGCGGATGCGTACGGGGAGCGGGGCTCCCAGCAGCTCCTCGGCAAGAGTGGTCAGCCGCAGCGCGGCATCGGCCATGGCACACACCTCCGTGACGGTGGTTCCCACGAACGCCCGGCAGTCCCGCGCCGGCGGGTCTGCACGGTGCACTTCCCTCAACAATGCGACCACCGTGAGTGTTTCCCCGCGCTACGCCGCGCACAGCGAATCAGCCACGGATGGCACCTGGTCGGCCCCAACCGACGCCCGCGCGGCTCCGAAGATTGCGTTCCGGCCCGGCAGCCAGGGCGCCCACCCGGGCGCGGGGCGCCCGGCCCGGCCGACCCGGACGCGAGGGCAGCCCGGACGCGAGGGCGACCCGGACGCGAGGGCGACCCGGACGCGAGGGCAGCGCGGCACGCAG
This genomic interval carries:
- a CDS encoding ABC transporter permease, with the protein product MFRTALRNVLAHKARLLMTVLAVMLGVAFVSGTLVFTDTLGNAYRNQSAKSYDDVAVAVTTYIDPSDAEKDAGVDEKTLEKIRGIDGVASAAGRVSGFAGVADQDGRLIGNGWSNTGANYAPVKDGTDPAYTFTNGAGPREDDEIALDKDSAAKGGYEVGDTVRVATNGPVKEYTLAGVFTTEDGAVNAGGSLVLFDTDVAQRLYLQPGYFADVTVTREPGASDAKILAAVEPLLPEDSEVQTGKELADEQAEQIESGLSNLNTMLLAFAAIALFVGVFLIANTFTMLVAQRTKELALLRAVGASRRQVKRSVILEALVVGAIASVVGFLLGLGLATGLRSAMSTFGAKVPAGPLVVSPTAVAAALAVGVVITVLAAWLPARRAAKIPPVAAMSSVHAVATTRSLVLRNTIGGVLTLLGAAAIVAGAAAGSDGRMIIGGGAFLALVGIIVLIPLLSRPVIALVRPLLKGVFGVSGKLAGQNAVRNPRRTGATASALAIGLTLVTGISVLGATMGRAVDQMTTDNIRADYMVSMAGGGALDKSALDAIEKAKGIGAVSPQQASSMEIKGEWHSASAVTPGDVEKVFDLETVTGSLATLGKGQIAVDEDTAKSNGWKTGDTLPAEFGEEGKKEKKTLTVGAVYKGNEFLSPILVATDVVAPYEPKPYIPEIWVTMDGGATAANEQALVDALGDNPAMSIMDQQDIRNMFGGFINTALNIMYGLLAMALIIAVLGVINTLAMSVFERQQEIGMLRAIGLDRGKVKRMVRLEAVVISVFGAVVGIGLGSFLAWAIGETIRKEIPGYVLVMPWDRIGIFLLLAGVVGVLAAMWPARSAAKLNMLTAIKTE
- a CDS encoding SAM-dependent methyltransferase; translation: MADAALRLTTLAEELLGAPLPVRIRAWDGSESGPPGAPTLVVRHRRALRRLLWRPGELGLARAWVAGEIDIDGDLYEALDVLAGILWERGADQKTAVHPVRDPRLRAAARGLLKLGGVLPPPPPPPEEVRRRTGPLHTRRRDKEAISHHYDVGNDFYELVLGPSMVYSCAYWDDAGTLEEAQRDKLDLVCRKLGLREGDRLLDVGCGWGSMAVHAAREYGARVTGVTLSREQAVYARKRIADEGLTDRVEIRVQDYRDVRDGPYDAISSIGMAEHVGRVRYREYADQLFSLLAPGGRLLNHQIARRPEKDESAYHVDEFIDRYVFPDGELAPLGRTVATLEEAGFEVRDVQAIREHYARTLRAWVTNLESAWPQAARLTSAGRARVWRLYMAASAVSFERNRIGVNQILAVRTPDSGSSGVPLRTGDWR